One Purpureocillium takamizusanense chromosome 1, complete sequence genomic window carries:
- a CDS encoding uncharacterized protein (COG:S~TransMembrane:5 (i137-159o171-193i200-222o228-246i275-301o)~EggNog:ENOG503NX1B~BUSCO:EOG09261YRA): protein MWEGSPSPDCRADSSLSPPPSRGEFPHTTTTSPGSVPTDLPACTVTVCSQASRQKPAATMPLFSSKQGDHEERRQGQNRPHATAVDDDDDDARQAPPDEHTRLLPNRVDSTPPRGMLTPDDPAVSPYNLWSIRILRYLTLLFTTITFAWWVVLLVSAFATPPGLHTRGSGFFAFSYTSLALASLLFTLVFFGVPSKAVRILAIVMAFLLLLDMILLLCVQQTRYEEGWVGIVSVIWVLLMSLWTLITDRAVKWGKEEEEERLTGRAETRRTLTEWLAVLLSTIGYSVMVVAVVLITLTIILRALDAGVAPPGKLYQVDNGKYRIHVYCHGNETDANGHKLPTVLFEAGERPFEEQLWSFADNAIKNGSISRYCFADRPGIAWSDTAPSPLSAGFAVDVLSEALAEAGEQGPWILASAGIGSLYSRVFSSRHGHEVKGLLLINPLHEDFLGAVARPGRGFLLWLRGIISPLGLDRLTGAIFRGRTNRDRIYGRASQQSGKFIFAQLQESLVADSFTKRDVRSSRQIQQRDTPLIVVSSGKEVKRSRAWEEKQRDLTELTDELRHWDIVNGAPHRVWETLEGRQQIEKRLRQLVQGG from the exons ATGTGGGAGGGAAGCCCAAGTCCCGACTGCCGAGCGGATAGTAgcctctctcctcctccaagtCGTGGCGAGTTTCCACACACGACGACAACATCGCCGGGTAGTGTCCCGACCGACTTGCCCGCTTGCACGGTCACGGTCTGCTCACAGGCTTCTCGTCAGAAGCCCGCCGCTACGATGCCCCTCTTCTCGAGCAAGCAGGGCGACCATGAGGAGAGGCGTCAAGGCCAGAACCGGCCTCATGCCactgccgtcgacgacgacgacgatgacgccagACAGGCGCCCCCCGACGAGCACACTCGACTGCTCCCCAACCGCGTCGACTCGACTCCCCCGCGTGGCATGCTCACGCCCGACGATCCGGCCGTATCGCCTTACAACCTCTGGAGCATCCGCATATTGCGCTATCTGACGCTCCtcttcaccaccatcaccttTGCGTGGTGGGTCGTGCTGCTCGTGTCCGCCTTTGCCACCCCTCCGGGCTTGCACACGCGTGGCAGTGGCTTCTTCGCCTTCAGCTACACaagcctcgcgctcgccagcCTGCTCTTTActctcgtcttcttcggcgtgCCCTCCAAGGCTGTCAGGATCCTGGCAATCGTCATGGCG TTCCTCTTGCTACTCGACATGATTCTTCTGCTGTGTGTGCAGCAGACGCGGTATGAGGAGGGATGGGTCGGCATCGTGAGCGTCATCTGGGTTCTGCTCATGAGCCTTTGGACCCTCATCACCGACCGAGCTGTCAAGTGGGgcaaagaggaagaggaagagagactGACGGGCCGGGCTGAGACGAGGCGAACTCTCACTGAATGGCTGGCCGTGCTGCTCTCAACCATAGGTTATTCTGTCATGGTCGTTGCCGTGGTGCTCATCACCCTGACGATCATTCTGCGAGCCCTCGATGCCGGGGTCGCGCCGCCAGGGAAGCTTTACCAGGTCGACAACGGCAAGTATCGCATCCATGTGTACTGCCACGGCAACGAGACGGACGCAAATGGGCACAAGCTGCCGACCGTGCTCTTCGAGGCTGGTGAGAGGCCTTTTGAGGAACAGCTGTGGAGTTTTGCAGACAACGCCATCAAGAACGGATCCATCTCGCGCTATTGCTTTGCGGACCGGCCGGGCATCGCTTGGTCCGacacggcgccatcgccgctgTCCGCAGgcttcgccgtcgacgtcctcagcgaagccctcgccgaggcgggagAGCAGGGGCCGTGGATCCTCGCCAGCGCTGGCATCGGCTCTCTTTACTCTCGCGTTTTCTCGTCTCGCCACGGGCATGAGGTTAAGGGCCTGCTCCTCATCAACCCGTTGCACGAGgacttcctcggcgccgtggcgcgACCCGGGCGAGGATTTCTGCTGTGGTTGCGCGGCATCATATCGCCCCTGGGGCTGGATCGGTTGACGGGCGCCATCTTCCGGGGACGGACCAACAGGGACCGCATCtacgggcgggcgtcgcagCAGAGCGGCAAGTTCATCTTTGCGCAGCTGCAAGAGAGTCTCGTGGCCGACTCCTTTACCAAGCGCGATgtgcgcagcagccggcagATACAGCAACGCGACACGccgctcatcgtcgtcagctcGGGCAAGGAAGTCAAGCGCAGCAGGGCGTGGGAGGAGAAGCAGAGGGACCTGACGGAGCTGACGGATGAATTGCGGCACTGGGACATTGTCAACGGAGCGCCGCACCGGGTGTGGGAGACGCTCGAGGGGAGGCAGCAGATCGAGAAACGGCTGCGCCAGCTAGTGCAGGGCGGATAG
- the rga1 gene encoding Rho-type GTPase activating protein Rga1 (BUSCO:EOG09260CKC~EggNog:ENOG503NUWC~COG:T~COG:Z) produces the protein MASERDEGLPGDRPRGDHGVDYNGPDAGYPVDRNWQNGGRKTPDSLYRLKPTGSAPNTSAPPPAGWTDEQPPRRSGERNRSRQRNGRTASGQMRICKKCGEPLTGQFVRALDGTFHLDCFKCRDCGDIVASKFFPADDENGEGQYPLCETDYFRRLGLLCYQCGGALRGSYITALDRKYHVDHFTCSLCATIFGAQDSYYEHDGNVYCHYHYSTQHAQKCNGCQTAILKQFVEIFRNGQNQHWHPECYMIHKFWNVRLGQAADVPPVAPEADAPVKRELIREEEERMEEKVYRIWSVLSTFEESSAACISDMLLHVSNGAYVDGVLVAKRFIWHVEVLFQSADRLDAMVLSHSEKGLSYGREAKLLCKKIVSFFSLLSKAQDTSARKLGVTQELLSLVTGLAHYLKLLIRICLQGALRLERETGNSDGLHQLLNDLADFETYKTDEGLLQMAMGGARLALKDSDHCALCNRSVEDECVKNGEYRWHSTCVKCNRCGRELGRSLGEAQYNAFDHRIYCTSCVAVNTDRTSLFERVTKLQQYVFLLKVALARLLDILRSSGALPYPSEEAGADKGKLGAPGFLSSDTRSKSFAGRGDKEQSHRESTYETTLNEVRRLRSTRLDRHLSSSVRQARTSRVMDADGQGPRPGSAGAEEVGPQGSTDRMFGQNDAITLDDIPRIVAVEQSREQQRDRNPRQDLFRSPATEPGPAPGHQRTQSASRDNEVRAADPLPTRLTRKFFPELSGLEYFNVRHLAVLTMQPMMESEFSLEELLGFIESRKPATFWKNLGKAFKNDKSKNVKKKGVFGVPLEIIIERDGADSTDGVGPGTLRIPAVIDDIISSMRKMDLSVEGVFRKNGNIKKQQEMVDKINAEGCDVVNFMEQPVVQLAALLKRYLRDLPDPLMTHKLYRLWVSAAKIPDPAVRKQCLHMACCLLPKSHRDSLEILFTFLKWAGSFHQLDDEVGSKMDIRNLATVIAPNILTNPNKAPALDSEAIYVIDAVEIVISNIEEMCQVPDELLTLLNDPYLFSNNGEVTSKEILRRFQDRRGQLPPAEINEVYKRQDTSTRSPPRRVETDPSVWQGERTVRPVQDPAMPAAAYSGHGTPPREWAVQGDHPSPYNTRFNHSDSQLDNSEHSQRGEWRNSAWGRRGGGLGVGGNS, from the exons ATGGCTTCTGAACGCGACGAAGGGTTGCCAGGGGACCGCCCTCGTGGTGATCATGGCGTCGACTACAACGGCCCCGATGCCGGCTACCCAGTAGATAGAAACTGGCAGAATGGAGGCCGCAAAACACCCGACAGTTTATACCGCCTCAAGCCCACCGGCTCTGCCCCCAACACCTcggcccccccgcccgctggCTGGACAGACGAGCAGCCCCCTCGCCGGAGCGGGGAGAGGAACCGATCGCGACAGAGAAATGGACGCACCGCGAGCGGCCAGATGCGCATATGCAAAAAGTGCGGCGAGCCGTTGACGGGTCAGTTCGTGAGGGCCCTCGACGGCACTTTCCACCTCGACTGCTTCAAGTGCAGA GACTGTGGTGATATCGTCGCTTCCAAGTTCTTCCCGGCGGATGATGAAAACGGCGAGGGGCAATATCCCCTCTGTGAGACCGACTACTTCCGACGCCTGGGCCTGCTCTGCTACCAGTGTGGTGGTGCCTTGCGCGGCTCATACATCACCGCCCTTGACCGCAAGTACCATGTCGACCACTTCACATGCTCGCTATGCGCCACCATTTTCGGGGCCCAGGACAGCTACTATGAGCATGACGGGAACGTCTACTGCCACTATCACTATTCAACGCAGCATGCCCAAAAGTGCAATGGCTGCCAAACAGCCATTTTGAAGCAGTTTGTCGAGATATTCCGAAACGGGCAGAACCAACATTGGCATCCGGAGTGCTACATGATACACAAGTTCTGGAACGTCCGCTTGGGACAGGCTGCGGATGTCCCTCCCGTAGCTCCAGAGGCCGACGCTCCGGTCAAGAGGGAGCTCATtcgggaggaggaggagcgcatGGAGGAAAAAGTCTATCGGATTTGGAGCGTCCTCTCGACCTTTGAAGAGTCATCCGCTGCCTGCATTTCCGACATGCTTTTGCACGTCAGCAACGGAGCGtatgtcgacggcgtcttgGTGGCCAAGCGTTTCATCTGGCATGTCGAGGTGCTGTTCCAGTCTGCGGATAGACTTGACGCCATGGTACTGAGCCACAGTGAAAAAG GCTTATCCTACGGACGCGAAGCGAAACTACTATGTAAAAAGATTgtttccttcttctccctccttTCCAAAGCCCAAGACACCTCGGCGCGGAAATTGGGCGTCACGCAAGAACTCCTCTCACTCGTCACGGGCCTTGCCCATTATCTTAAACTCCTGATACGCATCTGTCTTCAAGGCGCTCTGCGACTCGAACGCGAAACTGGAAATAGCGACGGCCTCCACCAGCTCCTCAACGACCTCGCCGATTTTGAGACGTACAAGACCGACGAGGGTTTGCTGCAGatggccatgggcggcgcgcgactcGCTCTGAAGGATTCAGATCACTGCGCCCTGTGCAATCGATCAGTCGAAGACGAGTGCGTCAAGAACGGCGAGTACAGGTGGCATTCGACCTGCGTCAAATGCAACCGCTGCGGACGGGAATTGGGACGTTCGCTCGGAGAGGCGCAGTACAACGCCTTCGACCACAGGATCTACTGCACGAGCTGTGTGGCTGTCAACACTGACAGGACATCGCTGTTTGAACGTGTCACCAAGCTTCAGCAGTACGTCTTCCTCCTCAAAGTGGCGCTGGCGCGACTCCTGGATATCCTTCGGAGCAGCGGCGCTCTGCCGTATCCCTCTGaagaggccggcgccgacaagggcaagcTTGGTGCACCAGGTTTCTTGAGCTCGGACACGAGATCCAAGTCCTTTGCCGGTAGGGGAGACAAGGAACAGAGTCACCGCGAGTCGACGTACGAAACCACCCTCAACGAGGTCAGAAGGCTTCGGAGCACAAGACTTGACCGTCACCTCTCGTCCAGCGTTAGGCAAGCTCGGACGTCACGCGTTATGGATGCGGATGGCCAAGGCCCCCGGCCCGGGTCAGCTGGCGCGGAGGAAGTCGGACCCCAGGGGTCAACAGACCGCATGTTTGGGCAAAATGATGCCATCACTCTCGACGACATTCCGCGAATCGTGGCCGTGGAGCAGTcccgcgagcagcagcgcgaccgCAACCCCCGGCAGGACCTCTTCCGATCCCCTGCCACggagcccggcccggccccagGCCATCAGCGGACGCAGTCGGCCAGCAGAGACAATGAAGTCCGAGCCGCGGACCCCCTACCCACCCGCCTAACCCGCAAATTCTTTCCTGAGCTCTCTGGGTTGGAGTACTTCAACGTGCGGCATCTGGCTGTATTGACTATGCAGCCCATGATGGAGTCCGAGTTCagcctggaggagctgctcggctTCATCGAATCGAGGAAGCCGGCAACCTTTTGGAAGAACCTCGGCAAGGCGTTCAAGAACGACAAGAGCAAGAACGTCAAAAAGAAAGGCGTGTTTGGCGTGCCCCTGGAAATCATCATTGAGCGCGATGGCGCAGACTCGACAGATGGTGTCGGCCCGGGCACATTGCGTATCCCTGCCGTCATCGATGACATCATTTCGTCGATGCGCAAGATGGATTTgtccgtcgagggcgtcttcCGCAAGAATGGCAACATCAAGAAGCAACAGGAGATGGTGGACAAGATCAATGCCGAAGGCTGCGATGTCGTTAACTTCATGGAGCAGCCGGTCGTTCAACTGGCGGCGCTCCTGAAGCGCTACCTGCGAGACCTCCCAGATCCTCTGATGACGCACAAGCTATACAGACTCTGGGTGAGTGCGGCAAAGATTCCGGACCCAGCCGTGAGGAAGCAGTGCCTGCACATGGCGTGCTGCCTGCTGCCGAAAAGCCACCGCGACAGCCTGGAAATCCTCTTCACGTTTTTGAAATGGGCCGGGTCGTTCCACCAGCTCGACGATGAAGTCGGCTCCAAGATGGACATTCGAAACCTCGCAACAGTCATTGCTCCCAACATTCTGACGAACCCTAATAAGGCGCCAGCCCTAGACAGCGAGGCCATATATGTCATTGATGCGGTGGAAATTGTCATCAGCAACATTGAGGAGATGTGCCAG GTACCGGACGAGCTCTTGACGTTGTTGAATGATCCGTATCTGTTTAGCAACAATGGCGAGGTCACAAGCAAAGAAATCCTGAGGCGGTTCCAGGACCGGCGCGGGCAGCTCCCCCCGGCCGAGATCAATGAGGTGTATAAGCGACAAGACACATCGACACGATCGCCACCACGACGCGTTGAGACGGACCCGTCAGTCTGGCAGGGCGAGAGAACGGTCCGGCCCGTGCAAGACCCAGCCATGCCCGCGGCCGCATACTCCGGCCATGGGACACCCCCCCGGGAATGGGCCGTCCAAGGAGACCACCCGTCGCCATACAACACTCGATTCAATCATTCCGACAGCCAGCTGGACAACTCGGAGCATTCTCAGCGCGGCGAGTGGCGAAACTCTGCGTggggacgccgcggcggcggcct